The following is a genomic window from Microtus pennsylvanicus isolate mMicPen1 chromosome 3, mMicPen1.hap1, whole genome shotgun sequence.
AGACAGGCTACTCTTGGGTGGTAACTACATCCATTTTTTACCTTGAGAATTCTTACAGTCAGTCTTCTTGGTCCTTCTGGTAAGAATCCTTTTATTGTATCAATGGAAATGGTAATACTGGCAATTAAAGTAGGGTTATTGATAGAGGTATCATTCATAATTGTGTGAAAATCTCAGTAAACATCTCAAGATAGAGTGACGGTCACTATTTCCTTATTGTTCTTGTGGAACCTGGGGCAGTAAGAGTGTAAGTGACTGAGAAACAGAGCTGAGCAGCCCAAGTCTCAGAAGATAGCCTTAGGTGTTTTACAGAGGAGGCTACCCCCAAAGGCCCAGGCAAATTATATGGCTTGTACCAGGTCACACAGTGATCTGCTTAGATTTCTCATGAGTTCATAACTTAAAGATAATAAACAGGATTTAAGCTGTacttataaaattttttaaatggaaaaggcCCATTTGTATAAGCTTTTTAATTTAAGAAGAATATGAACAAGGAGTCATCACAGAATCAACACACGCATATAACGTTCTGAGATAGAGTGTTGCCAAGAATCCAGAAACTCCACCTCTGTCCCTCACCAGGAATTGCTCCCTTCTCTTTGGGACTAGCCACTATCTTGACATTTAGTACAATAACTACATGACTTCTCTTGACACAGTGAGTTTGTGCTGCCCTATTTCTGGCTTTATTCCTGTGTAGAAGCTGCTCAGGCACTCAAGTTGGTTTATAACATTTCTTTGAGTGTATGGAGTGTGTGGACCACAGTTTGTCAGTTTTGCTGTGGATGGATGTTGCAGTTGTTTCTAGTTTGAATCTGTCCTCAATGCCATGCTGTTGGGTGATGGAGACAGTATCAACATGTCTCCAGTAGATTGATACTGTGTATATAATTGCTAGGCTATGGAAATTTGCTAGAGAATGTTCAAATTTAGTAGGTATGGTAAATTGTTTTCCAAAGGGTTTATTCTTTAAGTTTCCATTACATAATGGGGGGATTTCCACTATACGACAACCTCATCAACTCTCTTAGGAGCAGCTAGTAGGATCccatttttaaagtttgtgtttcttttgattAACAAtgaaattgattatttttatgtttattggaCAATGAAATGTCCTCTTGTGAATACCTAGTCAGCTTACCTGTTTCTCAACtgtgtttattttaatgttaatattgaggaataatttgtattttctttgccACTTGTGTGATAAATTCTGTTACTAGGGTGGCTAAgtcaagaggatcaagagttcaagaccagtatgCACTACctggtgagaccctgcctcagaaaaatgAACAGATGAATTAAGAAACACAACCCCTAATAAAACATAAACCAACATGAGGAGAActaatacaattatatttttctactGTAGATTTTGTTCGACCATTATTGTAAGAATGCAAAACTTGGtgccattttaatatctattttgTCGAACAGccatttttctataaattttgCACATTCCTCTTGCTTTCAAGATCTTTCATAAAAAAATATGTGGCTAAATAACTTGAGAAAAAAGAACTCTTTAAATATTTGGATCTTCTGGGATTTCTTTGTTGGTTAATCGCAAAAACTCTCCATATGTCTAAGCCTTGTAGTCAGTCATTCATTGAACAAAGATTTTTTTAGAGCCCTTAAGATATAATGATTCAAGATATCTACATTTCTACCCTAATTGGTAATAGAATACATATCCACTAGCACTTTGGGGGGAGAAACAAATAGGAGAGAGTaatgtaattttctttattcttagtaGTTAAATTCAGTGTAACGCCTCTGCTTCCAAATGCTTCCTACAGCAAAAGCCAGTCTGTTGTTCCCTCCCTACATGGGATATGgggttctttctttgtttgttgtttgttttgttttctgtggcagATCCCTTTTTATTCACTTGAGGGAAAAGGCCcacaattttttgttgttatttttaaaaactagaaaaaagtGCTTAATAGGAATATTCTAGCTGATCCAGGCCTTCATTGACTCTTTAATGGCAACAATGAACTCATAGACTCTGTCATTGGGTTTTGCTTTGCAATAAAGAATCTAAGGTCATTATTTGCAATCTATAACCAGTATAGGCTATACTAGcttaaaaatacatgaaattaaGCTACATGTGAGCCCATGAAGGTTTTAGATGATCATTTACTAGATAAGCTAAATGATTACACTAGCATTTCTCTTCTGATTCTATCTTGAACCTATCTGAGACTCTGGAGATAGGATTAGAACTATTTTGAATGCTGATCTCAATATGAAATATAGAACCCACAGGATACACAAAAATTTTGATGAAATAACATTCAATAATCAGGTTGCTATGAATCTTACATTAAAATCAATTACATAGTAAAAATAGAGTAGttatagctaaaaaaaaatattttcagagccAATAGATACCCTTGGTGGAGGTCAACGTTTCTACATAGAAAATCCAGGAAGTATGCAAACTAGACACCAGGATACTCAGTACATTGAATTTAATCAGAGAGTGTACACAGCGAATATGACATAAAACAGCAGTTTACTAGAATAATTGTCATCTGgaaacacatgaaaataatttagaaaatggGCTAAAGTCATATTCTCTGGCAGTAGACTTCTTGGAAATATAGACATAGAATCAGACAGATTTCTGTGTCATCTGGCTCCCTTTCCTTGTCACCAGGAATCAATAGTGTGGTTTCTATTCAAGCAGTAGACATTGTCACTGATCAGTAAACTAAATCTCTAGGGAGAATGTTTTATAATAAAGCCATAATTAACTAACTATTGATTGACGTTTTGTGCTTCAGATGCAGAGGCACCTCCCCTCCACTTGATGGGAACAATACAGAAGTGCTTGGTGGGACAGTCCTACgatcttctaaaataaaaatgcttggcTTGTTATGATTTATATTCTATTCAGTGACAGTTGTGCGTTTGCACACCCAACACTAGAATTTTTGGACAAGAATGCTGGTAGAATGTTTAGGGAACTCCAAATGTTCAGCTGCATTTATGAAAGCGAAACCACGTTAGATTCATTTCTTAATCGACTGTACCAATTGGCATAAGCATGAACTTCCTTCTTTTCAATTATCTGGTTACAAAAACTGTACATTACAAACAGTATAGAAACAAGCAGAAAAGAATGTGCCACGCATCCTGGATAATTATCTCTATGCAGTAGGATTTacagatataaaagaaaaatacagcctACTCCTTTATAGCGCACAGTTATGTTTTTAGATACAATGTATCACTAGCAAGTGGTTGTGGCCACCAACTCTAGTTGTCCCCAGCAGAAAGAATAAGAGCAAGATCTGTTCGGTAGAGCTTCCCTCCATCCGACAAGGCCATTATGTTCTTCTTGTATGTAGTAATATTATTAACATCCAGTTCCTGTATAGAGCACAGATAGTATTGCAATCCAATGAGATTTGGAAGTTAGTTAACCACTGGCCAGTGATAAAATGTGAGAAACTGCTTGTTACATCAACATTAAGAAAAGATTAGggtaaattttttaataaatgcgAACAACCACTAGGTTGTTTTTAGCCCAAATCTGTTTGTCACAACTTACTGATTTGGGCTGGACTCAGTTTGAGTTAAGAATTAAagtctgctcctgctcctctgcAAAGTCTTTGAGTAGATTCCCACAACAGATGTGTGGTTGTTTCTGGGTACTTCCCTAAAGTCTGCTTAGAAAATAAATTGCACGACAACCGAATTACCTGTTTGTTCTTCTCACACAGATCCTTCAGTAAAGCATCCAGCTCATTTTCATCTATGTATCCATTGCCGTCCTGAGGGAGGAGAAATAAGATGGTATATGTTAGAAGTAACTGCGGTCCTCAGAAAATCCACCTCCGGGAGGGGTCTAACCGGGTGTGCCTGGCTCTTAACACAGCTTTACCGCAGCTGCAAAACAGGTGAGCACTTATGCTAGTGAAATCGATCGAAAATTTCAAAGCACTCTTGCATTTAATATTTCACTTTATGTTAGAAGCCTTTTCAGTAGGAATAAGTAAATGAAACCAGACACGTTCCTGTGGCAGAGGAGAACATTGTGGCCTACAGGAGATGTGGCTGGCTTCCTGTTATACCAGCACGCAGCATTATATAGAGCCTAGATCCAGGTATAGATAAATTAGAAGCCAAAAGCATGAACGAGCAAGCTCATAAGCAACTCACACATGAAGTCCCCCCTTTTTAAATGTGGGAAACTTCTGTGGAATGTTACCCCTTACTTAATGTCCATTCAACCCTTCCAGGGAATGGCATTCTTGGCTCCTATTTACAAGCAAGTCGGTGGCTCAGAGGAtttggctctgatttcagagtcTCATAGTAGAAAAGTCTTAGGCTAGCATCTGAATAAGGTCATGTGATGTGAGATATGATAGAGCAGGTTTTCTGTGGAATGAATGAATCAGTTGTGTAATTTGTTGGTCATGATTTCTTTTTAGTTTGGGGCTTTTATCTTCTTTTGGTACTTTCCAGGTTCTCTTTATGGGTAAAATTATAGACCAGAAAaaaattgggaaggaagaagtagtaatatgatttttaaaaatagaaaactctcAAGATAAAAAAATGGTGGCATTATTGTGTAAATTAAGTATaggcataaaatataaaaacctacatttaaaaatcagttcTGTTTCTATACATTAACAATTAACTatatggaaggaaaataaaatccctTTTGCAATACACTAAAAGAAGAATAAACTGCTTAGGAGTAACCTTAGCAACGGAAGTAGAAACTCATGTGCACTGGCAGCTGTAAAATGCTGATGAGAGACATCAGAGGCGTAAACCGATGGAGAAGCACCTGTGCTTGCGGCTTGGCAGACTTAATACTTTTACTGTTAAAGTGTTCATACTATTTAGTTCTAACAATCAATGTGATTCCTTCCCAAACACCGGGggtattttaagataaaatatgcAAGACACAACTAAAATTTATAAACAACCACAAAAGACCTAAATCTGAAATAGTTTATAGGAAAAAAAGGATGAAAATGAAGGTAttgggctggtaagatggctcaggggctaagacAGGCTGTGGCATGCTTTTCCTCccacaagcaagcaaacacacaaataccAAAAAGGCAGCAGTTTCTGATTTCAAAATACAGTACTTAGTTACAGTAGCTAAGGCAGTGTGGTAGTTACTTAGACACTGGTTTATAAACTAATGGAACAGGAGAGTTCCGGAACTGGTCCACAGTTACAGTAGCTAAAACAGTGTGGTAATTACTTAGACACTGGCTTGTAGACTGATGGAATAGGACAGAGAGCTCCGGAATTGGTCCACATGCAGAGAATCAGCTGACCTTTCATTAGGAAGCTGACTATAAGGACAAGGATATTCTCCTCAACAAAAAGTATGGGGAAACTATGTATCCATCTGGAAAAGGGGAGGAGCTGGATTCCTGTCTTTGATATGGACAAAACTTAACTCAATGCAAATATTTCAGTTTAGAAGATACAAAACTCCTAGAGGCAGGTAGGTGTGGCAGTACACATCTTCAATCTTAGCTCTGGGCAGGTATAAGCAATAGATCTCTATGAGTGCAAGGCCAGTCTGGTacatatagtgagttccaggccagccagcatgCGATCCTGTgtcaaaactaaaaccaaaaccagacaACAAGAACAGAAACTATGCCTAAATATAAAATAGGTGAAAACTCTATGACATTAGTCTTAGCATAGAGCTTGTGGGTTATGAGCCCACGGCACAGACAACAGGGAGATAGTGGAACTTAGCCTAAAATCTGCAAGAACCATTCAGAGTAAAACATGACCTGCAGCCTGGGAGGAGAGAGTTGGAAACCATGTAACACATAAGGCACTAAGGCTTTCGCTGAAGGAAatgtaatattaaaatatgtaatctTAAGAGGATAAATTTCATGTCAAATTACttttgtaaatgtttttaaaagaaaaaaaggaaagaaattacttTTACCTGATCATATAACTCAAAAGCCTTATTGAACTCTTTCCCACACATTTTGATTCCctaggagacaggagagaggttCAGTTAAAACGTGATCTGTATTTCAGCTTGTTTGTCTTGACAAATCTCCCACCTTTTGACTTTTTAAGACAAACACTATCTATTGTAGAGAAAAGTCAATTACCTGGAACTTAAGAAGGAAATTCTCCTGCACTGGTAGTAACCTTTTGGGAGAACAACATTTTATTAGTCGGTTGGAATTTTAGAGGAGGACCCGTTTATTCTACTACCACCTATGCAATCCCAAAACTCACCTGGCCATCTCTGTCAGCTCCAGCTTCCCATCATTATTTGAATCAAAGAGTTTTAGCTGAAAGACATTGCCAACATTGGGGCCATTGAGTTACGAATTACTGAAGGAAGGGACAAGCATTCAAAAATCATACATCTTGAATGCATGCAGCATGAGCTCTTGAACACTaaattattttagtgttttatttttaaaacagcctgttttatttctaaagcaaaaaatcaacaaaagcaGTAGGTAAACAAGTCTAAGTTATTTCAAATCATTTcaattgtttaattttccattGGGAAACTTAACGATACCTCCTAACTTGGAAGTACACTTGCATATCACATCccgaggtgtgcacacacataaatactcaCATAGGAAGCATTTGGACTTTTAGAAAGCAGTAAATCGTGCCAGAATGAAAGTAATGCTAACACAAAATATGACAAATGTCATGTATATATGGAAAGGGCTGTGGTATAGTCAGTGCATAAAGGTTTAGAAAGGTTTTtccaagggaaaaagaaaggacactCTATGGTTTGAGAAGGTCTAAGTATCTCTGTTGGAAGTACATCAGTGTTCAGGGCTCTTTACTGACAAAACATCTTTTAATCCATTGACCGTAATTGACCTAATATTGTTGCACTGTCTACCAAGATACTGGACAACTAGATCACAGAGTGTTGTGTCCATAGGGAAATGTTTCTTCACCTAtatattcaaattttaattaGTTCTTGATTAATTTGTTTCCTGGATTGGAACTGGTTTATGACATTTAATCAGATCTACTGGGCCAGTCCAACAGGGGGAAGCTCCCATCTGAATCGTTTATGAAAGGCGGCTTCAGACTCCTACCTGGAAAGGCAGTTTTACTTTAAATAGAATCCCTTAAGATTGAGACAAACTAGAAAATTGATAAATGTGGGTTATTGTTCACTTCCCAAAGAAAGGGCCAAAGAGAAGTTAGGCCTTGCCTTCAGGACACTGTAAGAGCATCCCACCAGCTTGCTGCTGCAGCTGGAACTATACCAAGGAGTGTAGAGATGGAGCATGAACCTCAGCGCTCCTGACTAGAACAGCAACTCAGAGGATTGTCCTTCAGAGTACCTCAGAATCCAACACAGCGTAGAAGTAATGTTTAATGATGTGCTTACTTAACCCACAGGGTAAGAACTCAAAATAACTGTATGCTATGTAGAGAAAATACAAGCATATATATTGCTTGCTATCCTATAATGTCGATCCTATAATGTGTTAAGATTCACAAATGACCCACTTGAGACAAAGTACGAACATTTACTTTGTCTAGAACCTTGCTAATTTATTTGTAGTAGGCACTTTTGTGGCTATAGTGTTCATATTTTATAACAAATCTTGTTTATACAGTTATCAAAACATTAGGCTTAAGGTGCTATGGATCTCATTCGTAGATCTGATACTATAAccctaaataataaaaatcaaaggagAAGAAACTCACTTTAagtaatttaatgaataaagTAGTTAACAATTTTCATTAGACTTTAGAAAAGTctaaggttttttatttttttaatttttaatttattttttttttcaagacagggtttttctgtggctttggagcctatcctggaactagctcttgtagaccaggctggcctcaaactcacagagatctgcctgcctctgcctcccaagtgctgggattaaaggcgtgtgccaccaccgcctggctaggtTTCTTAAACAACGGTAAAAAACAAGTTCAGAATTCCTTTGAGCAAAAGGTGATGTCATTTGTGTTCTATGTATAAGTATAATGTGTATAAACTATATAACTTAGCGCTACGATCATTCTGGCTTTtaaagaaaagtctttttttgAGGGATAAAAGTGATGCAGTGTTAGCAGAAATGTTCATCTGTGGTTATGTGATGTGCAAGCCGTGATTTGTTTATTCCATCCTGGGTAGCAAGACTTAACAAGAACACAATGTGTTCAATGAGCTCTTTGGCCAAACCTTTTCCAGTTCAGTCTTACCATGAGGTCTGTGTACTCAGCTAGTTTTGTATCATCCACGGTCTTGTTTGCTTTCTCTAGTAGGTCCTTTAGAAAGTTCtgttgagaaaaaaagaacactcAGATATTTTCATGCCGTTGATGATATGTAGTCTGCAACAGAGCATACCTGGAGGTACACAGAGAAGACCTGTATGGCAGAGCCAGGTGAGGAGAGGATTCGGTTAGTCTGGTGGACCTTGTGGCATCCCAATAATGAAACTACCTTTGCCAGGCACAATACCTGCCTCTTACTGAGACCCAGTTTGTCCCAGTCAGAGCTGTGTTGTGCTCTTGTGACTACAGTTAAAGGAGGATGTGGGTTGTGTGAAGAGAAAGGCTCTGAATCAAAACTTAGTCAGCCCAATGGATGCTGCTCTTCACCCGTAACCGTGTGCTCTTCCTGTTACAAGTGTAAGGCCCCCGTCTGTATCTCTCTAGCCTGTGTGAACAATGTTCAGCAAGCTAGATGGAAATATAGCTacaatttaaaatgcatttcctgCTGCATCCCAGGCTGTGTTTCCCTATTAGTTTGCTGCTAGTGCTATGCTGTTCTCCAAGACCGGCTGGTGGCTAGCTTTCTGAATCCCAGGATCTATATGATCATTGCTCAAATGCTTCCGCTGATGGTACAAGCTACACCAGTTGGTAATATCGAATCCTTGAGGGACATATGAATCATACTAAGGCAGAAATTAAATGTGGGAAGGGTGAAAACGATGATTATTAACTCCACAGTTGGAACTGGGGAGtgagtttgatttttgtttcacgGAGATGAAAGCTTTACAAAGCCTTGCCATGTAAACGCCGGTGTGAATACCGAGGGCTGTAACCGCCTTTCATTTTCTCCACTGTTGTTCATTTGTAACTCTTTGATTTCCTCAGGAAACGAATTAATGCAGCTATGGAAGCTGAGCAGAGCCCGTTCCCAGAGTCCTGGAGGGCCGTATTCCTTTGGAGCCTTTGAAAGCGCTCTGTCTCCTTCTTGAAAGGGAACTCGCTCTGTCAGGGGGACCCGACGTCACAGTTTTCAAGGAAAAGCCCCTTTCTTGGCTTGATACATTTATTTCCACATTGACCACTCTGCTTTAGATCCAAAGTGAAGCACAGAAAACTCAAAGTTATCTGGTGGGGGTGAGTTTTATTTTTGAGCcttctgagtttttctttttgtcagagATTAATTGGGTTAAAAAGCCTCATCAGACACTGAAATGGTGGTCACAAAAATAGCCGTGGAGAAACCTTGGGACACTAGGATTCAAAGTCGTGCCTGAGAGCAAGCGATGTTTTACTCTATTATGGATCTTAAAATTAgctttctttccttaaaattaGCTTTCTTGAAAGATCCATTAAAAAAGAATGCCAACTTATCTTAAAAATTCTCCAGGGAGGAGGACTTCTATTTAGAATTTCCTTTCTGAAAATAGAATTTAGAACAAAGAGAGAGGCTCGGGGGATATTTTGAGGTCAGTACTGAAGTGTGCTAAGGTTTTCATTACATACTGGATGggatgagtttttaaaaagcattctttTTGTCTAAAAGAGCAAAACCATAACAGCTTCTCTGTCACCTTGCGGGATCTAGAAGCAGAGCAGTTTCTGAAAGATATTGTTTTGAGGAACTTTACATCCAAAGTGTTGGCTGCCGCTGAGTCTGTTCCGGCCATTTCACAGTGGCACACACAGACCAATCTCCAAAGTTCTGTCCTGCTTAAACCATGTCGAATTATGATTAGGAAAGCAACACATCCATTTCCCCACAAAGCAGCTGCAGAAGCAGCTCACAGCGAGTGAAACCTGAGGCACACAGTGCTGTAGTGCTGTAGAAGAAAAAACGGCTATTGATATTAGCAGACGCTCTAGGGCCAAGCCTAGGTTCTCTTCCTAGGCAGGCGTGTAATTGTGAAAAGTTCCCCAGGCATTCTGAACTTCTGTCTCTCTATATATTAGGCGTCATAGTCAACTGCCTTGCAGATTTCCTAAAGAACAAATGCTGAGATGCATTTCACACTCAGTACTGTGTCTGTGACATAGAAAGCACACATTCGGGCACTGAACAAATATTAACTTAAGCTTCcctttcaaagattaaaaaagttGTTTAGTGTGCATGTGACAGAGTGAGAGTGCACAGATGCTATGGCCCACATGTGCAGACCAGAGAACAATTCTCTTCCCATCATGTGGGGTCCAGAGAagcaaactcaagttgtcaggcttgctaGTGGTTGCCTTAACCGACAGAGCCATCACGCTAGCCTTGCTTCCATTCAATCACTCTGTATTCTGAACTTAGAGGAAATAGGTCCTTTCTGACTAAGAGGTCTTCTGGTTGGCTGGAGGAAACGGGGTGGACTACTGGTTCCACTGCTGAATGGAGTGTTATATGTTTGTTATGCTGTGCACTTGACCCACCACTGGGCATATCTCAGACTCCACAGAATCATTGCCCCTGCCTTAAAGATGAAATATAGTAGAATAACATGGCGATTTGTCCTGAGCATATATCTGATTCAGAGTCCTTTTCCTTATATTCCTCTTCAGAACAACTTCCTCATGACTTCTGTGAGATATGAActggtagatttattttcataatttcagtTTTCTACAATCTAGCTGTGTAATTTATGTTGTTAAGAGTCAGCAGGTCATAGGCTATGTCTAAGGCCTTGGATCTGGATGGATCTGGGATTAAACCTCACAGCCCTGTGTCTTGTTTCTGCATGGTCTTCGGTAGGTCTCAACTTTTAGTAGTTTTTTTCACTAGAGCAATGCTTGTTTCCTATAATATAtgcaaagatgaaataaatatgcATAAGGCACAACACATGTCTCTGTCGTTTGTTTTTGCAAAGAAAAATCTAGGCAttcaatgtataaaataaaatttcagatttCCATGAGAGTGGTCGCCTATTTGTTGGGCATAGCTATCTAcctctatctgtctgtccgtgtgtatgtttGTCTTATCACCCATCCGACTTATGTAACCATTTAGGAACACCACAGAGAATGCTAATTTCCTGCAGAATCTCAAGAAGCACTTGAAGTCTGTCTTTCGATCTGGTTTTTCGGTAATGATGTGAAGAGTGGGCGCCAATCGGCACTGCTCAGCATAAGTTTCTTTGGTGGgaggttt
Proteins encoded in this region:
- the Calb1 gene encoding calbindin, producing the protein MAESHLQSSLITASQFFEIWLHFDADGSGYLEGKELQNLIQELLQARKKAGLELSPEMKTFVDQYGQRDDGKIGIVELAHVLPTEENFLLLFRCQQLKSCEEFMKTWRKYDTDHSGFIETEELKNFLKDLLEKANKTVDDTKLAEYTDLMLKLFDSNNDGKLELTEMARLLPVQENFLLKFQGIKMCGKEFNKAFELYDQDGNGYIDENELDALLKDLCEKNKQELDVNNITTYKKNIMALSDGGKLYRTDLALILSAGDN